From the genome of Deinococcota bacterium, one region includes:
- a CDS encoding class I SAM-dependent methyltransferase, with the protein MHRLPESDLPFWERPDVVEMFANRPPDTRMVALLKNAPTTTRVLDLGCAGGRNSLWLAQQGFDFFAVDASTAMIVKTRERVGALLGEEAAKARVLAGRMDSLTCFAEGSFDLVLAFGIYQGAQSEAEWHRAVAETVRVLEVGGELL; encoded by the coding sequence ATGCACCGCTTGCCCGAGTCCGACCTGCCCTTTTGGGAACGCCCCGACGTCGTCGAGATGTTCGCCAACCGCCCGCCCGACACGCGCATGGTGGCGCTCTTGAAGAACGCCCCTACCACGACCCGCGTCCTCGACCTCGGCTGTGCCGGCGGGCGCAACAGCCTCTGGCTCGCCCAGCAGGGCTTTGACTTTTTTGCCGTGGACGCCTCAACCGCCATGATTGTCAAAACCCGTGAGCGGGTCGGCGCCCTCTTGGGTGAGGAGGCAGCTAAAGCGCGCGTGCTCGCGGGCCGCATGGATAGTTTAACTTGCTTCGCTGAAGGCTCTTTCGACCTGGTGCTGGCTTTTGGCATCTATCAGGGAGCGCAAAGTGAAGCCGAGTGGCACCGGGCGGTAGCGGAAACGGTTCGAGTTCTCGAGGTAGGCGGTGAACTGCT
- a CDS encoding ABC transporter substrate-binding protein, translating into MAQRDATVGHINILPAALPLVAEAAGIYDELGLNANVIAFADGPSTAQALVAGQLDVAYVGYTLAYLWASQDAPVRILGRAANIDLVVMARQDAGIAELADLRGRTVGTPPNGTPPDVIFRGLVLPEAGLSGADIEQIQVPPPTLLPGLATGQFEAAVMPEPWGTIAKLQLEPVQVFDINDLLPEAVSVGIVFVTTQRTLEEKPELVEVLVEAHKRTVALSESDPETFNQLLADGFFPNGVETPSGTIEGRTVVDQAMARLSFGYELPEEAIEQMEALAAVLVELGIIEETIPVRGLIVQ; encoded by the coding sequence GTGGCCCAGCGAGACGCGACCGTCGGGCATATCAACATCTTGCCCGCCGCCCTGCCGCTGGTGGCCGAAGCGGCGGGCATCTATGATGAGCTCGGCCTGAACGCGAACGTGATCGCCTTTGCCGACGGCCCGAGTACCGCGCAGGCCCTGGTTGCGGGTCAGCTCGACGTTGCTTATGTCGGCTACACGCTCGCCTATCTCTGGGCGTCCCAAGATGCACCAGTGCGTATCCTCGGGAGAGCGGCCAACATCGACCTCGTGGTGATGGCGCGGCAGGATGCGGGCATCGCGGAGCTGGCCGACCTGCGCGGACGCACGGTGGGTACGCCGCCCAACGGCACGCCGCCCGACGTCATCTTCCGTGGTTTGGTCTTGCCCGAGGCGGGCTTGAGCGGTGCCGACATCGAGCAGATCCAGGTGCCGCCACCAACCCTGCTGCCCGGTCTGGCTACGGGGCAATTCGAAGCTGCCGTGATGCCCGAGCCCTGGGGCACTATCGCCAAGCTGCAGCTTGAACCCGTTCAGGTTTTCGACATCAACGACCTCCTGCCTGAAGCCGTCTCCGTCGGCATCGTCTTCGTCACTACCCAACGTACGCTCGAGGAAAAGCCCGAGCTCGTCGAGGTGCTGGTCGAGGCGCACAAGCGAACCGTCGCGCTTTCCGAAAGTGACCCCGAGACCTTCAACCAACTGCTTGCCGACGGCTTTTTCCCCAACGGCGTCGAGACGCCTAGCGGCACAATAGAGGGCAGGACGGTCGTCGATCAGGCGATGGCGCGCCTCAGCTTCGGCTACGAGCTTCCCGAAGAGGCCATCGAGCAGATGGAGGCGTTGGCGGCGGTGCTCGTGGAGCTTGGGATCATCGAGGAAACCATCCCGGTCCGCGGTCTGATCGTGCAGTAG
- a CDS encoding ABC transporter ATP-binding protein — MIVLTAVSKTYKDLEVLKPLTLDFAAGTFSAVVGPSGCGKSTLLRLVAGLESPSAGRITIDGRDLMNTPTKRILVFQEDALFPWLTLEKNVAFGLEMNKMDKAAAHEVAREWLGRVHLSGFGCYYPHQVSSGMRQRAALARSLALEPEVLLLDEPFGALDALTRLKLQDELLRLWQAYRATVVLVTHDVEEAVYLADRAIVLSPRPTRVEVDLPIALPRPRARDHPKLVRLKREILSAIGIEKEHGEVYHA; from the coding sequence GTGATCGTCCTCACGGCGGTGAGCAAGACCTATAAGGACCTGGAGGTGCTAAAGCCGCTGACTCTCGACTTCGCTGCGGGGACTTTCAGCGCCGTGGTGGGGCCTTCCGGCTGCGGCAAATCGACCCTGTTGCGCCTCGTTGCAGGGCTAGAGTCTCCTTCGGCAGGACGCATCACCATAGACGGTCGCGATCTCATGAATACTCCGACCAAGCGTATCCTCGTTTTTCAAGAGGATGCGCTCTTTCCCTGGCTGACGCTCGAGAAGAACGTCGCTTTCGGCTTGGAGATGAACAAGATGGACAAAGCGGCAGCGCATGAGGTAGCGCGTGAGTGGTTGGGGCGCGTTCATCTAAGCGGATTCGGGTGCTACTACCCGCATCAGGTCTCAAGCGGGATGCGCCAGCGCGCGGCTTTGGCACGTTCCTTGGCGCTCGAGCCTGAAGTCTTGTTGCTGGATGAACCTTTTGGTGCCCTCGACGCCCTTACGCGCCTCAAGCTGCAAGACGAGCTCCTTCGTCTCTGGCAAGCCTACCGTGCCACTGTTGTGCTGGTCACCCACGATGTCGAGGAGGCCGTCTACCTGGCGGATCGTGCCATCGTCCTTTCGCCCCGTCCCACTCGCGTCGAGGTAGACCTGCCTATCGCGCTGCCTAGACCACGGGCTCGAGACCACCCCAAGCTCGTTCGCCTGAAGCGCGAGATCTTGAGCGCTATCGGCATCGAAAAAGAACACGGAGAGGTTTACCATGCATAG